TCCGCCCGGCGCTGGTGTGCGGCTGGGCGATGAACCCCTCGTCCTCCAGGGCGGCCATGTCGTTGCGGATGGTCGCCGGAGAGACCCCGAGACGATGCCGCTCGGTGAGCGCCTTCGACCCGACCGGCTCCTCGGTGCCCACATAGTCCTGGACGATGGCGCGCAGCACTTCAAGCCTGCGTTCACTGAGCATCGCGCACACCTCCAGCTGTCGTCCCTTGGCACCTGCCTGGCACTCTGTGTGTACGAGTGCCAGCAATCCCCCCAGTGTACGGCGGCCTGCCTGCGCCGAAGCAAGGCGGAGTGCGGCCAGACACGCTACCGCGACGGAGCATGCCACCCGGGATAGCGTCGCGGTATGGACGTGACTTGGGAAGACCACGGCTGGGAACGGCTCGCTCCGGAAGTCGGCCGCCGCAGGCTTCCCGGCTGGGATGCGACGGTCGGCCTGGTCGCCGGAGACGGCGCGGCACTCCTCTTCGACACCGGATCCACACTCCGTGAGGGCGCCGAGATCCGCGCCCAGGCGGAGCAACTGCTCGGCCGCAGAGTGACGCACATCGCTCTCAGCCACCCTCATTTCGACCACGTCCTCGGCACTGCGGTCTTCTCCGGTGCGCAGGTGTACGGCGCGGTGGGCATGGACACGCTGTTCGCGCGGGGCGCGGAGGAGCTGGCGGCCGACGCGGTGCGCCAGGGTGTACCCGAACGGGAGGCGGCGGAGGCCGCCGATCTCCTCGTACGGCCGCATCACACGGTCTGCGACGAGTGGACCCTGGATCTGGGCGCCGGCTGCCACGTCCTGCTCGCCAACATCGGCCCGGCCCACTCGGGCCACGACCTGGTGGCCGTGGTCCCCTCCTCTCCGCCGATCGTCTTCTGCGGAGATCTGGTGGAGGAGTCGGGCGCACCGCAGGCGGGCCCGGACGCGGTCCCCGCCCAGTGGCCCGCGGCCCTCGACCGCCTCCTGGCCCTCGGCGGGGAGGACGCCCGTTATGTCCCGGGCCACGGCGCGGTGGTCGACGCCGCGTACGTCCGCGCGCAGCGGGATGCGCTGGCAGCACGCTTCGCGGTGTCGTAGCGTCTGCGAAATGCGCAGCTACAACCCGGACTTGACGCCCCCGTGGAAGAAGTCGACTCCCGCCCCGACCGTCCCCGCCGACCCCGACCTGGTGGTCGAGGAGATCAGCACCGGCTTCTGCGGTGCGGTGATCCGCTGCGAGAAGACGGCCGAGGGGCCCACGGTCACGCTGGAGGACCGCTTCGGCAAACACCGGGTCTTCCCGATGACCCCGTCGGCGTTCCTGCTGGACGGCCGCCCGGTGACGCTCGTACGTCCGACGGCGGCGGCCCCGCAGCGCCCGGCCCGTACGGCATCGGGCTCGGTCGCGGTCCCGGGCGCGAGGGCGAGGGTCGCGCGGGCGGGCCGTATCTATGTGGAGGGCCGGCACGACGCGGAGCTGGTGGAACGCGTCTGGGGCGACGACCTGCGCATCGAGGGCGTGGTGGTCGAGTACCTGGAGGGCATCGACGACCTCCCCGCGATCGTGGCGGAGTTCGCCCCGGCGGCGGACGCGCGCCTGGGGGTACTGGTGGACCACCTGGTCCCGGGCTCGAAGGAGTCGCGCATCGCGGCGGAGGTGTCGAGCGCGCACGCACTGGTGGTGGGCCACCCGTACATCGACGTCTGGGAGGCGGTGAAGCCGTCGAGCGTGGGGATCAAAGCGTGGCCCCGGATCCCGCACGGCCAGGACTGGAAGACGGGCATCTGCAGGGAGTTGGGCTGGCCGGAGAACACGGGGGCGGCGTGGCAGCACATCCTGGGGCGGGTGCGCTCGTACAAGGACTTGGAGCCGGCGCTGCTGGGGAGGGTCGAGGAACTGATCGACTTCGTGACGGGCTAGGTATTTCAAGCCGTCCGGCGATTGAGGACCGGGGGCCCGGGGGCAGAGCCCCCGAGAGGGGGCGCAGGGGGCGAAGCCCCCGCTCACCGGAGCCCGGGGTCTGGGGCGGGAGCCCCAGTTTCGGGAAGGGGCGGGATTGGGGAACTCCTCCCACCCCCGACCCCGCTAATCCACCAGATCCCGCACGACCCCGTCGGCAAGCAACCGCCCCCGCAACGTCAACACAGCCCGCCCAGCCTCATAAGGCCCGGCCTCCAACAACCCACCCTCAAGCGCCCGCCGAGAAGCAGCAAGCCCCTCAGCCCGCAGCAGCGAAAGCGGACACCCCTCCCGAAGCCTCAGCTCCAACAGAATCCGCTCGACCCGCCGATCCTCCGCACCCAAAACCTCCCGCCCCGCCCCCGGCGACCGACCACCCGCCAGAGCCCCCGCATACGCCCCGGGATGCTTGACGTTCCACCACCGCACGCCCCCCACATGGCTGTGCGCCCCCGGCCCGGCCCCCCACCAGTCCGCCCCGCGCCAGTACAGCTCGTTGTGCAGACACCGCCCAGCAGCCGTCGTCGCCCAGTTGGAGACCTCGTACCACTCGAACCCAGCAGCCCCCAGCACCTCATCAGCGATCAAGTACCGGTCCGCATGCACGTCGTCATCCGTCATCGGCACCTCACCCCGCCGAATCCGCCGCGCGAGCTGCGTCCCCTCCTCGACGATCAGCGCATACGCACTCACATGATCAGGACCGGCCCCCACAGCCGCGGCCAGCGAGGCCCGCCAGTCCTCGTCGCTCTCCCCCGGAGTCCCGTAGATCAAATCAAGATTCACATGCTCGAACCCGGCCGCCCGCGCCTCCGCGACACACGCCTCGGGCCGCCCCGGCGTATGTGTCCGCTCCAGCACCTTCAGCACATGCTGCCGAGCGCTCTGCATCCCGAACGAAACGCGATTGAACCCCCCGGCCCGCAGCTCCCCCAGATACTCCGCGTCCACGGAATCCGGATTGGCCTCGGTCGTGACCTCGGCG
The sequence above is drawn from the Streptomyces sp. NBC_01465 genome and encodes:
- a CDS encoding MBL fold metallo-hydrolase, coding for MDVTWEDHGWERLAPEVGRRRLPGWDATVGLVAGDGAALLFDTGSTLREGAEIRAQAEQLLGRRVTHIALSHPHFDHVLGTAVFSGAQVYGAVGMDTLFARGAEELAADAVRQGVPEREAAEAADLLVRPHHTVCDEWTLDLGAGCHVLLANIGPAHSGHDLVAVVPSSPPIVFCGDLVEESGAPQAGPDAVPAQWPAALDRLLALGGEDARYVPGHGAVVDAAYVRAQRDALAARFAVS
- a CDS encoding DUF3097 domain-containing protein, coding for MRSYNPDLTPPWKKSTPAPTVPADPDLVVEEISTGFCGAVIRCEKTAEGPTVTLEDRFGKHRVFPMTPSAFLLDGRPVTLVRPTAAAPQRPARTASGSVAVPGARARVARAGRIYVEGRHDAELVERVWGDDLRIEGVVVEYLEGIDDLPAIVAEFAPAADARLGVLVDHLVPGSKESRIAAEVSSAHALVVGHPYIDVWEAVKPSSVGIKAWPRIPHGQDWKTGICRELGWPENTGAAWQHILGRVRSYKDLEPALLGRVEELIDFVTG
- the hemW gene encoding radical SAM family heme chaperone HemW; this translates as MPSVLPDGEPMPEDGALPPAAFEGAGERPLGFYLHVPYCATRCGYCDFNTYTASELRSSGGVLASRDNYAEMVVEEIRLARKVMGDDPRPVQTVFVGGGTPTLLAAGDLVKMLAAVKEEFGLAEGAEVTTEANPDSVDAEYLGELRAGGFNRVSFGMQSARQHVLKVLERTHTPGRPEACVAEARAAGFEHVNLDLIYGTPGESDEDWRASLAAAVGAGPDHVSAYALIVEEGTQLARRIRRGEVPMTDDDVHADRYLIADEVLGAAGFEWYEVSNWATTAAGRCLHNELYWRGADWWGAGPGAHSHVGGVRWWNVKHPGAYAGALAGGRSPGAGREVLGAEDRRVERILLELRLREGCPLSLLRAEGLAASRRALEGGLLEAGPYEAGRAVLTLRGRLLADGVVRDLVD